The genomic segment AAGGCCCGATTGTACGCGACGGTTAATCCACCCGAGCGCGCCTTGCCTTGCCTTGCCTCGCCTTGCCTTGCCTTGCCTTGCCTTGCCTCGCCTTGCCTTGCCTCGCCTCGCCTCGCCTTGCCGCGCTGCGCTCCTGCGCGTCAGAGCGCGCAGCGTCAACTGGCCGCGGCGGCCGCGCGGTCGATCGGTTAAGCTGCCGCCTGAACCCTGCGGGCCGCGGACGAAGGTATTCGCGGCACCCCGTCCACCATTCTGTATCGACCTGCAATGACCGCCTTCCTGCTGATCTGGAGCCCCAAGAAGTGGCCGTGGCCCGAGTTGGCCGACGTCGCGAAACGCGTGGCCTCCGGCGTCGCGGTGCCCGACGTGTGGGGCTGCGGATTCGCACGCAGCATCCTGCCGGGCGACCGGGTGTTCCTGCACCGCGTCGCGCAGGAACCGAAAGGCATCTTCGGCTCCGGCTACGTGACGCGCGCGCCGTACGAGGTTCCGGACGCAGCGACCAAACGCGGTTATCGCCTGTGTATCGATTTCGTCTACGACTGGCTGGTCGACGCGCATCAGGCGCCGGTGATTCCGCGTGAAGCGTTGCGCGTGCACCCGTTCTCGGTGCAGACATGGGATGCGCAAAGCTCCGGCACGGTGATCAAACCGCTCGCGGAAGGCGCGCTGGAAAAGCGCTGGCGCGAGCTGACCGGAACGCGCAAGCCGCCGCCCGTCTCACCGCCAGTCCCGCAGACAGGCCCGACGCACTCCAGCAAAGTCACAGCGCACAAGGCCCACAGCAAAGCCACGAGCAAGGCCGCGAATACGACCGCCACAGCCGACCCGGGCAAGCCCGCCCGCAAAACCCGTTGACGCTGACTCCGGTACAATTTCTCCACCTATCCCAGCGTCGCAAAACGCCGACCGGCAACCCGCGCCGCTGCGCAACCTCTATTCAGCCATCGCCATGTCCAATAACGAAATCCTCTTCGAACGCGCGCAACGCACCATCCCGGGTGGCGTGAACTCGCCGGTCCGCGCTTTCCGTTCCGTCGGCGGCACGCCGCGTTTCGTCGAGCGCGCTCAAGGCCCGTACTTCTGGGACGCGGACGGTCAGCGCTATATCGACTACATCGGCTCGTGGGGCCCGATGATCCTCGGCCACGTCCATCCCGAAGTGCTGGAGGCGGTGCAGCGCGTGCTGGGCAACGGCTTCTCGTTCGGCGCGCCGACCGAATCTGAAGTGGAAATCGCCGAGGAAATCTGCAAGCTGGTGCCGTCGATCGAACAGGTCCGCATGGTGTCGAGCGGCACTGAAGCGACCATGAGCGCGCTGCGTCTCGCGCGCGGCTTCACGAATCGCAGCCGTATCGTCAAATTCGAAGGCTGCTATCACGGTCATGCCGACAGCCTGCTGGTCAAGGCCGGTTCGGGTCTGCTGACCTTCGGCAATCCGACCTCGGCAGGCGTGCCGGTCGACATCGCGAAGCACACCACGGTCCTCGAATACAACAACGTCGCCGAACTCGAAGAGGCGTTCAAGGCGTTCGGCAACGAGATCGCGTCGGTGATCGTCGAGCCGGTGGCGGGCAACATGAACCTCGTGCGCGCCACGCCCGAATTCCTGCAGGCGTTGCGCCGTCTGTGCACCGAGTACGGCTCGGTGCTGATTTTCGACGAAGTGATGTGCGGTTTCCGCGTGGCGCTCGGCGGCGCGCAAGAGGTGTACGACATCACGCCGGACCTGACGTGTCTGGGCAAGGTGATCGGCGGCGGCATGCCGGCCGCAGCGTTCGGCGGACGTCGCGACATCATGGCTCACCTCGCGCCGCTCGGCGGCGTGTATCAGGCGGGCACGCTGTCGGGCAATCCGATCGCGGTGGCCGCCGGTCTGAAGACGCTGCAACTGATCCAGGCGCCGGGCTTCTACGACACGCTGGCCGCGCGCACCGCCCGTCTCGCGCAAGGTCTGTCGCAAGTCGCACGCGAAGCGAAGGTGCCGTTCTCGGCGGATTCGCTCGGCGGCATGTTCGGCATCTACTTTACGGACTCGGTTCCGGGCAGCTTCGCCGATGTCACGAAGAGCGACGTGCCGCGCTTCAACGCGTTCTTCCACAAGATGCTCGACGCGGGCGTGTACTTCGCGCCGTCGGCGTATGAAGCGGGCTTCGTGTCGAGCGCGCACGACGACGCGATCATCGACGCGACGATCGACGCAGCGCGCAGCGCATTCGCGTCGCTCGCGGGTTGAAGAAACGCGGCGCGAGCCGCACCTTGCTGAATACGAAGCTCTACCTAGTCTAGCCACCGCACCCGACCGGACACCGATGTTTTCGCAAACCGATTTCGTCCATATGGAACGCGCGCTCGCGTTGGCCAAGCGCGGCATGTACACCACCGACCCGAATCCGCGCGTGGGTTGCGTGCTCGTCAAGAATGGCGAGGTGATCGGCGAAGGCTTCACGCAACCGGCCGGTCAGGATCACGCCGAGGTTCGCGCGTTGAAGGACGCGCGCTCGCGCGGCCATGATCTGCGCGGCGCTACTGCTTACGTGACGCTCGAACCGTGCAGCCATTTCGGCCGCACCCCGCCGTGCGCGAACGCGCTGATCGAAGCGCAGGTCGCGCGCGTCGTCGCGGCGATGGAAGATCCGAATCCGCAGGTGTCCGGGCGTGGGCTGAAGATGCTGCGCGACGCCGGCATCGAAGTGCGTTGCGGCCTGCTTGCGCAGGAAGCGCACGAACTGAACATCGGCTTCGTGTCTCGGATGACGCGCGGCCGTCCGTGGGTTCGCATGAAAGTCGCGGCGTCGCTCGACGGTCGCACCGGTTTGCCGTCGGGCGTCAGCCAATGGATCACCGGCGAAGCGGCACGCGCGGATGGTCACGCGTGGCGCGCTCGCGCATCGGCGATTCTGACGGGCATCGGCACGGTCAGGGAAGACAATCCGCGCATGACCGTGCGCGCGGTCGATACGCCGCGTCAGCCGCAACGCGTGTTGATCGACAGTCAGCTCGATGTGCCGCCGGACGCGCAGATTCTGGCCGGTGCGCCCACGCTGATTTTCTGCGGCAATCTCGACCAGCGTCACACCGACCGCGCCAATGCATTGCGCGACCGTGGCGCCGAGATCGTGCAGATGGCGAACGCGGCCGGCAAGGTCGATCTGCCCGGCATGCTGAAGGCGCTCGGCGAACGCAACGTGAACGAATTGCACGTCGAGGCGGGCTATAAACTGAACGGCTCGCTGCTGCGCGAAGGTTGCGTCGACGAACTGCTCGTGTATCTCGCGCCGAACCTGCTCGGCATGGACTCGATGAGCATGTTCAACCTGCACGCACCCGACACGCTCGAAGGCCGCGTCAAACTGAATTTTCACGCAGTGGACCGGATCGGCGACGATCTGCGGATTCTCGCGCGCTTTGCGCCTCTGGCGGCGTCGCAAGCCAGCCCCGCAGAACCCGGCGACGATCCCGCGTCCTCCCCCGTTTCGAATTGATCAAGGACTAGCACGATGTTTACAGGAATCGTCGCGGCAGTGGGCCGCATCGAATCAGTCAAGCCTCTGGGCGCGGATGGCGACGCGGGCGTGCGCCTGAACGTCGAAGCCGGCGGCCTCGATCTCGGCGACGTGCAACTGGGCGACAGCATCA from the Paraburkholderia fungorum genome contains:
- the hemL gene encoding glutamate-1-semialdehyde 2,1-aminomutase, yielding MSNNEILFERAQRTIPGGVNSPVRAFRSVGGTPRFVERAQGPYFWDADGQRYIDYIGSWGPMILGHVHPEVLEAVQRVLGNGFSFGAPTESEVEIAEEICKLVPSIEQVRMVSSGTEATMSALRLARGFTNRSRIVKFEGCYHGHADSLLVKAGSGLLTFGNPTSAGVPVDIAKHTTVLEYNNVAELEEAFKAFGNEIASVIVEPVAGNMNLVRATPEFLQALRRLCTEYGSVLIFDEVMCGFRVALGGAQEVYDITPDLTCLGKVIGGGMPAAAFGGRRDIMAHLAPLGGVYQAGTLSGNPIAVAAGLKTLQLIQAPGFYDTLAARTARLAQGLSQVAREAKVPFSADSLGGMFGIYFTDSVPGSFADVTKSDVPRFNAFFHKMLDAGVYFAPSAYEAGFVSSAHDDAIIDATIDAARSAFASLAG
- the ribD gene encoding bifunctional diaminohydroxyphosphoribosylaminopyrimidine deaminase/5-amino-6-(5-phosphoribosylamino)uracil reductase RibD, translating into MFSQTDFVHMERALALAKRGMYTTDPNPRVGCVLVKNGEVIGEGFTQPAGQDHAEVRALKDARSRGHDLRGATAYVTLEPCSHFGRTPPCANALIEAQVARVVAAMEDPNPQVSGRGLKMLRDAGIEVRCGLLAQEAHELNIGFVSRMTRGRPWVRMKVAASLDGRTGLPSGVSQWITGEAARADGHAWRARASAILTGIGTVREDNPRMTVRAVDTPRQPQRVLIDSQLDVPPDAQILAGAPTLIFCGNLDQRHTDRANALRDRGAEIVQMANAAGKVDLPGMLKALGERNVNELHVEAGYKLNGSLLREGCVDELLVYLAPNLLGMDSMSMFNLHAPDTLEGRVKLNFHAVDRIGDDLRILARFAPLAASQASPAEPGDDPASSPVSN